A single region of the Rhodococcus sp. W8901 genome encodes:
- a CDS encoding GNAT family N-acetyltransferase — translation MAAVVRPVTRPDIPALSRALAEAFDDDPVMSWMLPDASKRPAGLARLFAAEIRYHHLSGGGAELAESADGTIVGGALWDPPGRWKQSAFDSFLSLPTVARALGRYLRVGAEVSHALESAHPTEPHWYLATIGTSSAGRGGGYGKALLNSRLSRCDAEAAPAYLESSKHANIPYYERFGFEVTGEIVIPNGGPTLWKMWRNPR, via the coding sequence ATGGCAGCCGTCGTGCGACCCGTGACCCGACCGGACATTCCCGCGCTCTCACGTGCGCTGGCCGAGGCGTTCGACGACGATCCCGTGATGAGCTGGATGTTGCCCGACGCCTCGAAGCGGCCGGCCGGCCTGGCCCGGTTGTTCGCGGCGGAGATCCGCTACCACCATCTCTCCGGCGGGGGTGCGGAGCTGGCCGAGTCGGCCGACGGCACCATCGTCGGCGGTGCGCTGTGGGATCCGCCGGGCCGGTGGAAGCAGTCGGCGTTCGATTCCTTCCTGAGCCTGCCGACCGTGGCGCGCGCACTGGGCCGGTACCTGCGCGTCGGTGCCGAGGTCTCGCATGCGCTCGAGTCGGCACATCCCACCGAACCGCACTGGTATCTGGCGACCATCGGCACCTCCTCGGCAGGCCGCGGTGGCGGTTACGGCAAGGCACTGCTGAACTCGCGCCTGTCCCGCTGCGATGCCGAGGCGGCGCCGGCCTACCTCGAATCCAGCAAGCACGCGAACATCCCCTACTACGAACGCTTCGGGTTCGAGGTCACCGGAGAGATCGTGATCCCGAACGGTGGTCCGACACTGTGGAAGATGTGGCGCAATCCGCGGTGA
- a CDS encoding valine--tRNA ligase has translation MTSAPETPQNPADALPKSWDPSAVEADLYQGWVDAGYFTADPSSDNPGYSIVLPPPNVTGSLHMGHALDHTLMDALCRRKRMQGFEVLWLPGMDHAGIATQTIVEKQLAADGKKKEDFGREQFIEKVWDWKRESGGTIQGQMRRIGDGVDWSRDRFTMDEGLSRAVQTIFKRLYDDGLIYRAERLVNWSPVLQTAISDIEVKFEEVEGELVSLRYGSLNDDEPHVIVATTRVETMLGDTAVAVHPDDERYKHLVGTTLEHPFTGRQIPIIADDYVDPAFGTGAVKITPAHDPNDFEMGVRHSLPMPTIMDKTGKIADTGTQFDGMDRFEARVKVREVLAEQGRVVAEKRPYVHSVGHSERSGETIEPRLSMQWWVKVDALAKAAGDAVRNGDTVIHPASQEPRWFAWVDNMHDWCISRQLWWGHRIPIWYGPNGEVQCFGPDETAPEGWEQDPDVLDTWFSSGLWPFSTMGWPDKTPEIEKFYPTSVLVTGYDILFFWVARMMMFGTYVAGDDAVGGGKVPFQDLFLHGLVRDQFGKKMSKSRGNGIDPLDWVDRFGADALRFTLARGANPGSDLAVGEDHAQSSRNFANKLFNATKFALMNGAVVADLPARDQLTDADRWILDRLEQVRTEVDEAFEKFEFSKACEALYHFAWDEVCDWYLELAKVQLAEGSDHAEGTKAVLGNVLDTLLRMLHPVIPFVTETLWKVLTGGESVVIADWPTATGVAADPVAAQRIEDMQRLVTEVRRFRSDQGLKPSQKVAARLSGAADADVEGQLASVAALAKLTEPADGFSATASVEVRLSKATVTVELDTSGTVDLGAEKKRLEKDLAAAEKELAGTTAKLSNEAFLAKAPDAVVDKIRARQQVAQEEIARMSARLKELGGA, from the coding sequence GTGACCAGTGCGCCAGAGACTCCCCAGAACCCCGCAGACGCCCTCCCCAAGAGCTGGGATCCCAGTGCGGTAGAGGCCGACTTGTATCAGGGCTGGGTAGACGCCGGTTACTTCACGGCCGACCCGTCGAGCGACAATCCCGGCTACTCGATCGTGCTGCCGCCGCCGAACGTCACCGGCAGCCTCCACATGGGCCATGCGCTCGACCACACCCTGATGGACGCGCTGTGCCGCCGCAAGCGCATGCAGGGCTTCGAGGTGCTGTGGCTGCCCGGCATGGATCACGCCGGCATCGCGACGCAGACGATCGTCGAGAAGCAGTTGGCCGCGGACGGCAAGAAGAAGGAAGACTTCGGCCGCGAGCAGTTCATCGAGAAGGTCTGGGACTGGAAGCGCGAGTCCGGCGGCACCATCCAGGGCCAGATGCGTCGCATCGGCGACGGCGTCGACTGGTCCCGCGACCGCTTCACGATGGACGAGGGCCTCTCGCGCGCCGTCCAGACCATCTTCAAGCGCCTGTACGACGACGGCCTCATCTACCGCGCCGAGCGCCTCGTCAACTGGTCGCCGGTGCTGCAGACCGCGATCTCGGACATCGAGGTGAAGTTCGAGGAGGTCGAGGGCGAGCTCGTCTCGCTGCGCTACGGCTCGCTGAACGACGACGAGCCGCACGTCATCGTCGCGACCACCCGTGTCGAGACGATGCTCGGTGACACCGCGGTCGCCGTCCACCCCGACGACGAGCGCTACAAGCACCTCGTCGGCACCACGCTCGAGCACCCCTTCACCGGCCGGCAGATCCCGATCATCGCCGACGACTACGTCGACCCCGCGTTCGGCACCGGCGCCGTGAAGATCACGCCCGCGCACGACCCCAACGACTTCGAGATGGGCGTCCGGCACAGCCTGCCGATGCCGACCATCATGGACAAGACCGGCAAGATCGCCGACACCGGAACGCAGTTCGACGGCATGGACCGCTTCGAGGCCCGCGTGAAGGTCCGCGAGGTGCTCGCCGAGCAGGGCCGCGTCGTCGCCGAGAAGCGCCCGTACGTGCACAGCGTCGGCCACTCCGAGCGTTCGGGCGAGACCATCGAGCCGCGGCTGTCGATGCAGTGGTGGGTCAAGGTCGATGCGCTCGCCAAGGCCGCCGGTGACGCGGTTCGCAACGGCGACACCGTCATTCACCCCGCCAGCCAGGAGCCGCGCTGGTTCGCATGGGTCGACAACATGCACGACTGGTGCATCTCGCGCCAGCTGTGGTGGGGCCACCGCATCCCGATCTGGTACGGACCGAACGGCGAGGTGCAGTGCTTCGGCCCGGACGAGACCGCACCCGAGGGCTGGGAGCAGGACCCCGACGTCCTCGACACGTGGTTCTCGTCGGGCCTGTGGCCGTTCTCCACGATGGGCTGGCCCGACAAGACCCCCGAGATCGAGAAGTTCTACCCCACCAGCGTTCTCGTCACCGGCTACGACATCCTGTTCTTCTGGGTGGCCCGGATGATGATGTTCGGCACGTACGTGGCCGGCGACGACGCGGTGGGCGGCGGCAAGGTGCCGTTCCAGGACCTGTTCCTGCACGGCCTGGTCCGCGACCAGTTCGGCAAGAAGATGTCGAAGTCGCGCGGCAACGGCATCGACCCGCTCGACTGGGTCGACCGCTTCGGCGCCGACGCGCTGCGCTTCACGCTCGCCCGCGGCGCCAACCCGGGCAGCGACCTCGCCGTCGGTGAGGACCATGCGCAGTCGTCGCGGAACTTCGCGAACAAGCTGTTCAACGCCACCAAGTTCGCGCTGATGAACGGTGCCGTCGTCGCGGACCTGCCGGCGCGCGATCAGCTCACCGACGCCGACCGCTGGATCCTGGACCGGCTCGAGCAGGTCCGTACCGAGGTCGACGAGGCATTCGAGAAGTTCGAGTTCTCCAAGGCGTGCGAGGCGCTCTACCACTTCGCGTGGGACGAGGTGTGCGACTGGTACCTCGAGCTCGCCAAGGTGCAGCTGGCGGAGGGCTCCGACCACGCCGAGGGCACCAAGGCGGTCCTCGGAAACGTCCTCGACACGCTGCTGCGGATGCTGCACCCGGTGATCCCGTTCGTCACCGAGACGCTGTGGAAGGTGCTCACCGGTGGCGAGTCCGTCGTGATCGCCGACTGGCCGACCGCCACCGGCGTTGCCGCGGATCCCGTTGCCGCGCAGCGGATCGAGGACATGCAGCGCCTCGTCACCGAGGTGCGTCGTTTCCGCAGCGACCAGGGCCTCAAGCCGTCGCAGAAGGTGGCCGCGCGCCTGTCCGGTGCGGCCGACGCCGACGTCGAGGGCCAGCTCGCCTCGGTGGCGGCACTCGCCAAGCTCACCGAGCCCGCCGACGGCTTCTCCGCGACCGCCTCGGTCGAGGTGCGCCTGAGCAAGGCCACCGTGACCGTGGAACTCGACACGTCGGGCACCGTCGACCTGGGCGCCGAGAAGAAGCGTCTGGAGAAGGACCTCGCGGCCGCCGAGAAGGAGCTTGCGGGCACCACCGCGAAGCTGTCCAACGAGGCGTTCCTCGCGAAGGCCCCCGACGCGGTCGTCGACAAGATCCGCGCCCGTCAGCAGGTGGCGCAGGAGGAGATCGCCCGCATGTCCGCACGTCTGAAGGAGCTGGGCGGAGCGTGA
- a CDS encoding alpha/beta fold hydrolase yields the protein MSGLELSPDGTRLVVAQAVLDDTATKYVSALWEIDPAGAGPARRLTWGSKGESGAAFTHDGDLLFTSTRPSPDDSDDTAASLWRLPAAGGEACRVAGRGGGIAGVRAARSAARVVVSTGVLGASGTVEDDERIRGERKDKKVSAVLHTGYPVRHWDHDLGPDVPHLLAGATSGGAAEEIVLDDLTPMPGVALRDADYALADDGSFVVSTWSVPGVLGTMRTILVRIDVATGERTTLVEDDTADLLHPAISPDGTQVVYLRESHGDPEQAPRITLHRITFASRVVEDLAPGWDRWPTAVAWLPGGDGLLVTADDRGRGPIFLLRGDTPAALTTDDAAYTDLRPAPDGSAVYAMRASYARPPHPVRIALVGDVGSVTELRAPSVSPRLPGRLAEVVGQAADGTPLRSWLALPDSASAERPAPLLLWVHGGPLNSWNTWSWRWNPWLLVAKGYAVLLPDPALSTGYGQDFVQRGWGQWGKAPYTDLMAITDAAEALPEIDAKRTAAMGGSFGGYMANWIAGHTDRFKAIVTHASLWALDQFGPTTDAAWYWQREMTPEMAFENSPHLYVADIVTPMLVIHGDKDYRVPIGEGLRLWYELLSESGLPADAQGETDHRFLYFPDENHWVLSPQHAKIWYQVVESFLAEHVLEEDVPLPDVLGS from the coding sequence ATGTCCGGCCTCGAGCTGTCCCCGGACGGCACCCGGCTCGTCGTCGCGCAGGCGGTGCTCGACGACACGGCCACCAAGTACGTGTCCGCGCTGTGGGAGATCGATCCGGCCGGTGCGGGCCCCGCGCGGCGGCTCACGTGGGGATCGAAGGGCGAATCCGGCGCCGCGTTCACCCACGACGGCGATCTGCTGTTCACGTCGACGCGGCCCTCGCCCGACGACTCCGACGACACGGCGGCGTCACTGTGGCGCCTGCCCGCCGCCGGTGGCGAGGCCTGCCGGGTGGCCGGACGCGGTGGCGGGATCGCGGGCGTGCGTGCCGCGCGGTCGGCGGCGCGCGTCGTGGTGAGCACCGGTGTCCTCGGGGCCTCCGGGACGGTCGAGGACGACGAGCGGATCCGCGGCGAGCGCAAGGACAAGAAGGTCTCGGCCGTCCTGCACACCGGATACCCGGTGCGGCACTGGGACCACGACCTCGGCCCCGACGTCCCGCACCTGCTGGCAGGTGCCACCAGCGGCGGTGCCGCCGAGGAAATCGTGCTCGACGACCTGACGCCGATGCCGGGCGTCGCGCTGCGCGACGCCGACTACGCGCTCGCCGACGACGGATCGTTCGTCGTCAGCACCTGGTCGGTCCCGGGTGTACTCGGCACGATGCGCACGATCCTGGTGCGGATCGACGTGGCGACGGGGGAGCGCACCACGCTCGTCGAGGACGACACGGCGGACTTGTTGCATCCGGCGATCTCGCCCGACGGCACGCAGGTCGTGTACCTGCGTGAATCCCACGGGGATCCGGAGCAGGCGCCACGAATCACGCTGCACCGCATCACCTTCGCGAGCCGGGTCGTCGAGGATCTCGCCCCGGGCTGGGATCGTTGGCCGACGGCCGTCGCGTGGCTGCCGGGCGGTGACGGCCTGCTCGTCACCGCCGACGACCGCGGTCGCGGCCCGATCTTCCTGCTGCGCGGCGATACACCGGCGGCGCTCACGACCGACGACGCCGCCTACACCGATCTGCGTCCGGCCCCGGACGGCTCCGCGGTGTACGCGATGCGCGCCTCGTACGCGCGGCCGCCGCACCCGGTGCGGATCGCCCTCGTCGGCGACGTCGGCTCCGTCACGGAACTGCGTGCCCCGTCGGTGTCGCCCCGGCTGCCCGGCCGCCTCGCCGAGGTAGTGGGGCAGGCCGCCGACGGCACCCCGCTGCGCTCGTGGCTGGCACTGCCCGACTCGGCGTCGGCGGAACGCCCGGCGCCGCTGCTGCTGTGGGTGCACGGCGGCCCGCTGAATTCGTGGAACACGTGGTCGTGGCGCTGGAACCCGTGGCTGCTGGTCGCCAAGGGGTACGCGGTGCTGCTGCCGGATCCCGCGCTGTCCACCGGATACGGTCAGGACTTCGTCCAACGCGGCTGGGGACAGTGGGGCAAGGCGCCCTACACCGATCTGATGGCGATCACCGACGCCGCGGAGGCGCTGCCGGAGATCGACGCGAAGCGAACGGCCGCGATGGGCGGCTCGTTCGGCGGCTACATGGCGAACTGGATCGCCGGCCACACCGACCGCTTCAAGGCGATCGTCACGCACGCGAGCCTGTGGGCGCTGGACCAGTTCGGTCCCACCACCGACGCCGCCTGGTACTGGCAGCGCGAGATGACGCCCGAGATGGCGTTCGAGAACTCCCCGCACCTGTACGTCGCCGACATCGTCACCCCGATGCTGGTGATCCATGGCGACAAGGACTACCGCGTGCCGATCGGTGAGGGACTGCGGCTCTGGTACGAACTGCTGTCCGAGTCGGGGCTGCCCGCCGACGCCCAGGGGGAGACCGACCACCGGTTCCTGTACTTCCCCGACGAGAACCACTGGGTGCTCAGCCCCCAGCACGCCAAGATCTGGTACCAGGTGGTGGAGTCGTTCCTCGCCGAGCACGTGCTCGAGGAGGACGTGCCACTGCCCGATGTACTGGGATCCTGA
- a CDS encoding iron-siderophore ABC transporter substrate-binding protein, with protein MGALSRRGFLIGGTGALLAFAAACAGAESGGGDSDDAPGATVAHKYGQTTVPAQPKRVVSVGYNDQDALLALGTVPVGVFDWYGDYPSAVWPWAQDELGEAELPVIGSASTGIDIEKVAGVAPDLIVGTYSGLTQGQCDKLSAIAPTVAQPAGVADYGVRWQDQTMILGEALGRQDRAAELVSGVQQQFTDVALANPVFAGKTVLVGALKGPGQFGVYGPEDPKVRFFSELGFVNPPVAEQIRKTNFAEISTEQLSLANVDLLVWYAGGGFGDDLRAELAKTPIYRTLDVVEDGRAVILDDEAAEAMTWSTVLSLPYALQQIPPRIAPLLG; from the coding sequence ATGGGTGCCCTCTCGCGGAGGGGGTTCCTGATCGGTGGCACCGGTGCGCTGCTCGCGTTCGCGGCGGCATGCGCCGGCGCGGAATCCGGTGGCGGCGATTCCGACGACGCCCCCGGCGCGACCGTGGCCCACAAGTACGGGCAGACCACGGTGCCCGCCCAGCCCAAGCGGGTGGTGAGCGTCGGCTACAACGACCAGGACGCACTGCTGGCTCTCGGGACGGTGCCGGTCGGGGTGTTCGACTGGTACGGCGACTACCCGAGCGCGGTGTGGCCGTGGGCGCAGGACGAATTGGGTGAGGCGGAACTGCCGGTCATCGGCAGCGCGAGCACCGGCATCGATATCGAGAAGGTGGCGGGCGTCGCCCCCGACCTCATCGTGGGTACGTATTCGGGCCTCACGCAGGGCCAGTGCGACAAGCTCTCCGCGATCGCCCCGACGGTGGCGCAACCGGCCGGGGTCGCGGACTACGGCGTGCGCTGGCAGGACCAGACCATGATCCTGGGGGAGGCACTGGGGCGGCAGGACCGAGCCGCCGAACTGGTGTCGGGGGTGCAGCAGCAGTTCACCGATGTCGCGCTCGCCAACCCGGTGTTCGCCGGCAAGACGGTGCTCGTCGGGGCGCTGAAGGGGCCCGGCCAGTTCGGGGTGTACGGACCGGAGGACCCCAAGGTTCGCTTCTTCAGCGAACTCGGATTCGTGAATCCGCCTGTGGCCGAGCAGATCCGCAAGACGAACTTTGCCGAGATCAGTACCGAGCAGCTGTCGCTCGCGAACGTCGACCTCCTCGTCTGGTACGCGGGGGGCGGGTTCGGCGACGATCTCCGCGCCGAGCTCGCGAAGACGCCGATCTATCGGACACTCGACGTCGTCGAGGACGGGCGCGCGGTCATCCTCGACGACGAGGCGGCGGAGGCCATGACGTGGAGCACCGTGCTGAGCCTGCCGTACGCGTTGCAGCAGATCCCGCCCCGAATCGCACCGCTGCTGGGCTGA
- a CDS encoding FdhF/YdeP family oxidoreductase — protein sequence MTRKGPREDIDENDLVVSHTKDYAAGVPAVLVSMERAVEQMGIARTARTLTRLNQRHGFDCPGCAWPETPGHRKPAEFCENGAKAVAEEATLRTVTPEFFAAHRISELDEHTDYWLGQQGRLAHPMVLRPGSEHYEPIGWDDAYRLIGDHLRGLGSPDEAVFYTSGRTSNEAAFLYQLMIRSFGTNNMPDCSNMCHESSGSALTEAIGIGKGSVSVPDLEQADLILIAGQNPGTNHPRMLSTLEKAKANGARIIAINPLPEAGLRRFKDPQKVGGVLGRGVDIADDFLQIRLGGDMALFQGLGRLLLEAEDRAPGTVVDRAFVDRHCAGFEEYADHVRAVDLDTVVEATGLTMQQLEDTARALAESDRTVTCWAMGLTQQTHAVATIQEAVNLLLMRGMIGKPGAGVCPVRGHSNVQGDRTMGIWEKMPEEFLAALDTEFSIESPRRHGWDTVDAIRAMRDGRARVFMAMGGNFVAATPDTAATEQALRNCELTVQVSTKLNRSHVVHGRTALILPTLGRTDLDVQATGKQLVSVEDSMSMVHLSRGRLKPVSEHLHSEVAIVCRLARELLGSEHSVPWAEFEGDYDLIRDSISRVVPGCEDYNTRVRRPDGFQLPHPPRDAREFRTHTGRANFAVNALEWVPTPPGRLILQTMRSHDQYNTTIYGLDDRYRGVKGGRKVVFVSAADIAEMGLSDGQSVDVVSEWTTADGTVEERRVHDFRIVEYSTPRGNAAAYYPETNPLVPLDHVAAKSNTPVSKAIVVRLEPARAG from the coding sequence ATGACGCGTAAGGGTCCCCGGGAAGACATCGACGAGAACGACCTCGTCGTCAGCCACACGAAGGACTACGCGGCCGGCGTGCCGGCCGTGCTCGTATCGATGGAGCGCGCCGTGGAGCAGATGGGCATCGCCCGCACCGCGCGCACCCTCACCCGCCTCAACCAACGCCACGGGTTCGACTGCCCCGGCTGCGCCTGGCCCGAGACGCCCGGACACCGCAAGCCCGCCGAGTTCTGCGAGAACGGCGCCAAGGCGGTCGCCGAGGAGGCCACGCTCCGGACCGTCACCCCCGAGTTCTTCGCCGCGCACCGGATCTCCGAGCTGGATGAGCACACCGACTACTGGTTGGGCCAGCAGGGCCGGCTCGCGCACCCGATGGTGCTGCGCCCCGGCAGCGAGCACTACGAACCGATCGGGTGGGACGACGCCTACCGACTGATCGGCGACCACCTGCGCGGGCTCGGCAGCCCCGACGAGGCCGTGTTCTACACGTCCGGCCGCACCAGCAACGAGGCGGCGTTCCTCTACCAGTTGATGATTCGCAGCTTCGGCACCAACAACATGCCGGACTGCTCCAACATGTGCCACGAGTCGTCGGGCAGCGCGCTCACCGAGGCGATCGGCATCGGCAAGGGCTCGGTGTCGGTACCCGACCTCGAGCAGGCCGATCTCATTCTCATCGCGGGACAGAACCCGGGCACCAACCACCCGCGCATGCTGTCCACCCTCGAGAAGGCGAAGGCCAACGGCGCCAGGATCATTGCGATCAACCCGTTGCCGGAGGCAGGCCTGCGCCGGTTCAAGGACCCCCAGAAGGTCGGCGGCGTCCTCGGCCGCGGAGTCGACATCGCCGACGACTTCCTGCAGATCCGACTCGGCGGGGACATGGCGCTCTTCCAGGGCCTGGGCCGACTGCTGCTCGAGGCCGAGGACCGCGCACCGGGCACCGTCGTCGACCGCGCGTTCGTCGATCGGCACTGCGCCGGGTTCGAGGAGTACGCCGACCACGTGCGCGCCGTCGACCTGGACACGGTCGTGGAGGCGACCGGCCTGACGATGCAGCAACTCGAGGACACCGCCCGCGCGCTGGCCGAATCCGACCGCACCGTCACGTGCTGGGCGATGGGACTCACCCAGCAGACGCACGCGGTCGCCACCATCCAGGAGGCCGTGAACCTGTTGCTCATGCGCGGCATGATCGGCAAGCCGGGCGCCGGCGTGTGCCCGGTCCGCGGCCACTCCAACGTTCAGGGCGACCGCACCATGGGCATCTGGGAGAAGATGCCGGAGGAGTTCCTGGCCGCCCTGGACACCGAGTTCTCGATCGAGAGCCCGCGGCGGCACGGGTGGGACACCGTCGACGCGATCCGGGCGATGCGCGACGGCCGCGCCCGGGTGTTCATGGCAATGGGCGGCAACTTCGTCGCCGCCACCCCGGACACCGCGGCCACCGAGCAGGCGCTGCGGAACTGCGAACTGACCGTGCAGGTTTCGACCAAGCTCAACCGCAGCCACGTCGTGCACGGGCGCACCGCGCTGATCCTGCCCACCCTCGGCCGCACCGACCTCGACGTCCAGGCCACCGGCAAGCAGTTGGTGTCGGTGGAGGATTCGATGTCGATGGTGCATCTGTCCCGCGGACGGCTGAAGCCGGTGAGTGAGCACCTGCACAGCGAGGTCGCGATCGTCTGCCGGCTCGCACGCGAACTGCTCGGGTCCGAGCATTCGGTGCCGTGGGCCGAGTTCGAGGGCGACTACGACCTGATCCGGGATTCGATTTCCCGCGTCGTGCCGGGCTGCGAGGACTACAACACCCGGGTGCGCCGACCCGACGGCTTCCAGCTACCGCATCCGCCGCGAGACGCACGCGAGTTCCGGACCCACACCGGCAGGGCCAATTTCGCGGTCAACGCGCTCGAGTGGGTGCCGACCCCGCCCGGACGGTTGATCCTGCAGACGATGCGCAGCCACGACCAGTACAACACCACGATCTACGGCCTCGACGACCGCTACCGCGGTGTCAAGGGTGGGCGGAAAGTGGTCTTCGTCAGCGCCGCCGACATCGCCGAGATGGGTCTGTCCGACGGGCAATCGGTGGACGTGGTCTCCGAATGGACCACCGCGGACGGCACGGTCGAGGAGCGGCGCGTCCACGACTTCCGGATCGTCGAGTACAGCACGCCCCGCGGCAACGCGGCCGCCTACTACCCCGAGACGAATCCGCTGGTTCCCCTGGATCACGTTGCTGCCAAGTCGAATACACCCGTATCCAAGGCTATCGTCGTCCGGCTCGAACCGGCCCGGGCCGG